The proteins below come from a single Danaus plexippus chromosome 9 unlocalized genomic scaffold, MEX_DaPlex mxdp_24, whole genome shotgun sequence genomic window:
- the LOC116767754 gene encoding uncharacterized protein LOC116767754, with protein sequence MDTSLKSKPFIKPKTMAELLPGLSSILNEDAVRSLTAKKQPRATIAQTRTAEKVVKPLTIAEMRADIVSLLHSPKRTVQPNTSTKKRNWNSSVKPENKTKSLLSNGQTKRSSVRKVLNFQPKNKPVTNVRTTLISSETPKFPKPELRAKKSLNIQAKNSVRISGVYRIPQAKQNFPVTPSSNLSFKSNSDASFLQNEKHINDQVEKARAIIERPILDNIAEATPPISTPFKEYRNVQEYFNDTCDLDNSLNNNTIMNFDKELSKENSKREESVIVSLCDMLNKAAVTSIDNKTDLTVTDKINTELNELLEIEKETENNIRAIEMGIKTLNDIKEAQQKSLQNVRKLINAKKNIKPVNESDSNSADTEMERSTKQQPSYKIPKKNTCLRKKVFRKSLPNVSDGMQTPPKNKVLDMYMEMKEKMNFLNTPSVKRQMPSQDTPTITSHNLQKQLDKLYNGS encoded by the exons ATGGATACATCACTGAAAAGTAAACCTTTTATAAAGCCCAAAACAATGGCCGAACTTTTACCAGGACTTAGTA gtattttaaatgaagacGCCGTGCGATCTCTCACGGCTAAGAAACAGCCACGGGCCACTATAGCTCAAACCCGAACAGCTGAAAAGGTCGTTAAACCATTAACGATTGCAGAAATGAGAGCGGATATTGTTT CACTCCTACATTCTCCGAAGAGAACTGTTCAACCAAACACTTCAACTAAGAAAAGAAATTGGAACTCATCAGTCAAACCAGAAAACAAAACGAAAAGTCTTTTATCTAATGGTCAAACGAAACGCAGTTCTGTAAGAAAAGTTCTCAACTTTCAACCAAAAAATAAG CCTGTTACAAATGTTAGAACAACTTTAATTAGTTCAGAAACACCAAAATTTCCAAAACCAGAATTAAGAGCGAAAAAGTCATTAAACATACAAG CAAAAAACAGTGTAAGAATAAGTGGTGTATACAGAATACCACAAGCCAAACAAAACTTCCCTGTGACACCATCCTCCAACCTCTCGTTCAAGTCAAATAGTGATGCCAGTTTcttacaaaatgaaaaacacaTCAATGACCAGGTAGAAAAAGCTAGGGCGATCATTGAAAGGCCGATTTTAGACAATATCGCAGAAGCTACTCCTCCCATATCAACACCGTTCAAAGAGTATAGAAATGTTCAAGAATACTTTAATGACACATGTGATTTagataattctttaaataacaacaCCATAATGAACTTTGACAAAGAATTGAGTAAAGAGAACAGTAAAAGAGAAGAAAGTGTGATTGTCTCTCTCTGTGATATGCTGAATAAAGCGGCAGTCACCAGCATAGATAATAAAACTGATCTGACagttacagataaaataaacacagagTTAAACGAACTACTTGAAATAGAGAAAgaaactgaaaataatattagggCAATAGAAATGGGCATTAAAACTTTGAATGACATAAAAGAGGCCCAACAGAAATCATTACAAAATGTCAGGAAGTTGATCAATgccaaaaagaatattaaaccAGTCAATGAATCTGATTCAAATTCAGCTGATACAGAGATGGAAAGATCGACTAAACAGCAaccttcatataaaataccaaaaaagAATACGTGTCTGAGGAAAAAGGTGTTTCGTAAGTCACTGCCAAATGTTTCTGACGGTATGCAGACTCCGCCCAAAAATAAAGTCTTAGATATGTACATGGAGATGAAAGAGAAAATGAATTTTCTTAACACGCCATCAGTGAAACGCCAAATGCCATCTCAAGACACACCTACAATTACATCGCATAATTTACAGAAGCAGTTGGACAAACTGTATAATGGAAGCTAA
- the LOC116767644 gene encoding peroxisomal membrane protein 2 codes for MALSKPIMNLLASYLQNLYIHPIKTKAITSCVVGSAGSIASQLVAGQSLRWDPILAFGLYGLLFGGTIPHYFYEFVERIFPYESTAFPLAKKLMFERLIFAPFMQAFSLYTLARFEGKNHSAALKQLKALYLTVLEANWKWLTLFQVINMAFIPPMLRVLFMNIVGFGWAMFIASKRRQQSQKK; via the exons ATGGCACTATCGAAACCAATTATGAATTTGTTGGCGTCATATTTACAGAACTTGTATATTCATCCAATTAAAACGAAAGCTATAACCAg ctgTGTTGTTGGTTCAGCTGGTAGCATTGCATCTCAGCTGGTAGCTGGACAGTCATTGAGATGGGACCCAATCCTAGCTTTTGGTTTATATGg ATTACTCTTTGGTGGGACGATTCCTCATTACTTCTATGAATTTGTTGAAAGGATTTTTCCTTATGAGTCCACAGCATTTCCTTTGGCGAAGAAACTAATGTTTGAGAGACTTATTTTCGCACCATTCATGCAAGCATTTTCCTTATACACACTCGCTAGATTTGAGGGTAAAAATCACAGTGCGGCTTTAAAACAGTTAAAAGCTCTATACTTGACTGTATTGGAAGCTAATTGGAAATGGTTGACACTGTTCCAAGTCATTAACATGGCATTTATACCACCTATG CTCAGAGttctttttatgaatatagtCGGTTTTGGTTGGGCCATGTTCATCGCCTCAAAGAGAAGACAACAAAGTcagaagaaataa